CTTCTACACCGGTGGTAATGCCCAGCTCACCTACTTCGGTGGTCTCGCGGGTGCAGATCCGCTCCGCTCGCTCGTCATCCGCGATCTTCAGACGTACGCGATTCTTTACACGTTCAGCTCGGTGAACACCAGCTACACGTTCACTGGCCCGGGCTACTTCGACATCGGAATCGCGACGTTCACCCCGTCGTCCCCGACTCCCAACTTCTTCTCGTACAGCGCAGCTTCGCCGAACCAGTTTGCTGTGTTTGGCAACGGCGCGTTTGGCGGGAACTCGGCCAGCTGTGGCACGTCGGGCTGCTGGGTTGGCGCGGAAGACAAAGTACGTCCGTCCGATTTCGACTACAATGACGGCTTCCTCCGCATCACTGGAGCGTCCGCCACCACGATCGTACCGGAGCCGTCGTCGATCATCCTGATGGCGAGTGGCCTGCTCGGCTTGGCTGTGACCGCCGCCCGTCGTCGCCGCAACAACGCGTAATCGAGAGCACTGTACCGCAAAAGCAAAAGGCCCTCGGCAATACGCCGAGGGCCTTTTGCTTTTGTACTCGAAGCGGCGGCCTTCGCTTTCGGAAGAATGCGCTAAATGTTCCGCGCCAAGGCCTATTTCTACAGTCGAATCTGATCCCCAACGTTCCCGGTTGCCGACGGCCATGGCCCCAGCGGAACGAACTTCTCGTGACATGTGTGCGGCAACGCATCTACTTGGAGTGAACCGCACCTGGATTACAGGAGACTCCACTTTGTAAGAAGTTGGAGTCGTGGCGAAATCCCGAGCACATCGATTTTGTCCTGAGGTACATGACGGGGCCGTCCGATGGGTCCGTGAGCAGTCGCCGCACCTTCCGTCCGAGTGGGCCGCCATTTCGGCGATTGCGCCGACGTTGGGCTAAACGAGCAGGACGTCGGTGAGCGGTCCGGTCCGACCGGCAGCGACGCCGATCGACTGGCCGCACTCGAGCGCGACAATCGTGAGCTGAAGCGGGCGAATGACATCGTCCGCAAGGCGAGTCCGTCTTTCGCGGCGGCGGGATTCCCCTTCGGGAGCTCGAGCGCCTCACGCGCTGATGTACGCGTTCATCGATGCAGAGCGCGCGCTGTACGGTGTCGAGCCGATCTGCCGGGCCTTAGCGATCGCACCGTCTGGCTACAATGCACATCGCGCCCTCCAGTTGGATCCCCGGAAGCGGCTGGGGCGGGCGCAGCGCGACGACGTCCCGAGTGAACAGATACAGCACGCCTGGGAGCCCAATCATGGCGTGTATGGCGTGCACAAAGTGTGGCAGCAGCTGTTGCTTGACGGGCAGACCGTGGCGCGCTGCACCGCCGCTCGGCTCATGGCCGCCGGGGCCTGCGTGGCG
The window above is part of the Gemmatimonas sp. genome. Proteins encoded here:
- a CDS encoding PEP-CTERM sorting domain-containing protein; translation: MGISKLVLAAAIVAMPMTAQAQYFSNASVPNSDATPFWDVVSDDDGQGCNIGYVLTGAATSATCRNWKVAAGYTAPYNNTTIANAWFAHANGNVNASVGFAFYTGGNAQLTYFGGLAGADPLRSLVIRDLQTYAILYTFSSVNTSYTFTGPGYFDIGIATFTPSSPTPNFFSYSAASPNQFAVFGNGAFGGNSASCGTSGCWVGAEDKVRPSDFDYNDGFLRITGASATTIVPEPSSIILMASGLLGLAVTAARRRRNNA